Sequence from the Cellulomonas fimi ATCC 484 genome:
CGCGTCGAGCTCACCGTTCTCCACGTAGGTCGGGGGGAAGCCCTCGAGACGCGCCGCGAGGCCGGGGAAGGCCTCGTCGTCGGACGGCTCCGGCTCGCGGCCGAGCACCGTGCGGTTCGTGGCCTCGACCATCCACGCCGGAAGCTGGAGCGCGCGCGGAGCGGCCTCGACCGCCTCGGCGAGCTCGGTCCCGAGCGCCGGCACCCGGGGGTGCAGCATCGGGTACACCAGCAGGGTCTGCCAGGGCGCCCGGCCGTCCTCGACGGCGCGCAGGGTCACGGCCGCCGCGAGGAAGGCGCCCGCGCTCGCGCCACCGATCGCGACCCGCGCCGCGTCGACCCCGAAGCGGGCCGGGTCCGCGCGCACGGCGTCGAGCACGGCGGCGCAGTCGTCCTGCGGGACGGGGAACCGGACCGGCTCGCCGCGCTCGTCCACCCGGTCGCCGACGGTGCCGCCGAGCTCCGGCATGACCGGGCACAGGCGGTAGTCGACCGACACGACGACGACGTCCGCGCGGCCGGCGACGCCGCGGGCGACCTCGTGCGCCTCCGCCATGTCGAGGTCGCCCCACGAGAACGCGCCGCCGTGCATCCAGACCAGGCACGCGCGGCCGCCGTCGGGCGGCGTGCCCACCGGCGTGTAGACGCGCACGGGCACCGGGCCGTGCGGGCCGGGGACCGTGTGGTCGACGACGGTGAGGTCCCAGTCCTCGGGCGGCCCGAACGGTGCCTTCCACCGCGCGACGACCGCCTCGGGGATCTGCGTGAAGTCCGCGTAGTCCTCGACGAGGTGCCGGCGCACCTCGAGCTCGGGCACCAGTCGTCTCGTCATGGCCTCGTCCCTTCGAGGTCGTCGCCCGCCCGGAACCAGTCGACGTCCACGTGCCCGCCGGTCTCGGCGGTGGCGTAGCAGAAGATCGCGAACCGGTAGCCGGTGAAGTGGGCGAGGCTGTACTCCATCGCCAGGTCGTCGCCGATCGGTGTCCAGGCGGCACCGTCGAGCGAGTACGCGAACGAGGCGCGGTCCGCGGCGTCACGGAAGTCCACGTCCGCGCGGAGCAGGACCGTCCCGGCCGTCAACGGCACGCCAGCGCTGGTGAAGGCGACGTGCCCGTGGCGGTCGGCACGGCGCATCACGAGCTGCCGGGCGCCGTCGGCCATCTCGACCCCCACGTACCCGTACTTCTGCTGGTACGCGGACAGGCCGGCGACGTCGCCGTCCTTCATCCCGGAGACGTCCAGCGAGATCGCCGCGGCGCTCGCGGGCCCGCACGTGCGCTGGGTGAGCGTGTTGCGGGCGTCGACGATGCTCGTCGCGACGCTGCCCGTGGTGAGCCGCAGGTGGCCGGGCCGGTCGGTGAGCGACCAGAACCGGTTGTCCGGGTTGTGGTTCCACTGCCACTGCAGCCCGAGGCTCGACCCGTTCCAGGCAGTCTCGTCCGACGTCGTCAGCGCATCGGCGTCGGCGACGTTCCAGTAGCCGGCCGGCGTGGGCTGGTTCTCGAAGTCGTCCGAGACGAGGAGGTCCGACGCTCCCGCCGTCCGCCCGCCGGCGGCGACCGGCGCGGCGTCGAGCGTGAAGACCGGCCACCCGTCGTCGTCCCAGGTCACGCGCGCGAGCTGCGGTGAGCGCCCGAGCGGTCCCTCGTCCTGGAAGAGCATCGCGTACCACCGCCCGTCAGCCGCCTGGACGACGCCGCCCTGAGCGACGCCGCCCCCCGGGCGCCCCGCGACCGGGACCGCCTGGCTGAGCACGACCCTGCCCTCCCAGATCCCGCCCTGGGACTGCGGCGTCAGCGACGCCGACCGCCACACGACCTCCTGACGGATCCCGTCCGTCGGCCACTCGATCATGAAGACGTAGTAGTGGTCGCCGATCTTGTAGGCGTGCGCGCCCTCCGCGTGCAGCCCGCTGGTCTGGTCGACGTCGGCGTCCTCGACGAGCCGGGTCGCGGGGCCGTCCCAGACGAAGGTGCCCGCGTCGTCCCGGGCGAGCCGGCGCAGGTCGATCACCCCGGCGCCGTACACGAGGTAGGCGTCCCCGTCGTCGAACAGGAGCGACTGGTCGTGGGCGTAGCCGTCGAGGACCGACCGCGTCCACGGCCCGTGCTCGATGCTCGGCGTCGCGTAGACGTACGTCTTCTGCGTGGTCAGGCTGGCGACGGAGACGTAGTACGTGCCCTCGTGGTGGCGGATGCTCGCCGCCCAGCTGCCCTGCCCGTAGGCGTCGTGCCCGTTGCGCAGGGCGAGCGCGTCGGTGTCGTCGAGGACCGGGCCGGTGTAGCCGGCGATCGACCAGTGCACCAGGTCGCTCGAGCGCATGATCGGCACGCTCGGCGCGAAGTACATGGTCGTGCTGACCATGTAGTAGTGCCGGCCGTCGTGGACGACGTCCGGGTCGGGGACGTCCGCGAAGATGACCGGGGTGGCGAAGGTGAGCGCCCGGGGGTCGCGTTCCGTCACCGGAGGTCGAGACGGACGGTGACGTACGAGTGGGCGGGCAGGTCGACCTCGAGCCCGCGCGCGTGGGGCCGCACGCCGTGGTGCGTGGCCGGCGCGACGGAGTCGGGCTGCTCCGGGGTGTTGTGCGCGTCCAGGGCGGGCGCGGTGAGCACCCGCGCCTCGTGCCCGACGACGTCGCGGCCGCGCAGGTCGAGCACCAGCGTGCGGTCGCTCTCGGCGTCGAGGTTCGACAACGAGACCAGCGCAGCGTCGCCCTTGACGGACGCGGACGCCGAGACCAGCGGCAGCTCGCGCCCGTCGACGGTCCGGGTCTGGACGCCGCGCAGGTGCACGGCGAGCGCGGCGGCGTCGTGGTGCCCGCGGTTCATCGCGAACACGTGGTACGTCGGGGTGAGCACCAGCGCGCCGGTGTCCGGGTCGGTCAGGACCATCGCCTGCAGCACGTTGACCGTCTGCGCGATGTTCGCCATCACGACGCGCTCGGCGTGCCGGTGGAAGGCATCGAGGTGCACGGAGGCGACCAGCGCGTCGCGCAGCGTGTTCTGCTGGTACAGGAACCCGGGGTTCGTGCCCTTCTCCACGTTCCACCAGGTGCCCCACTCGTCGACGACCAGGCCCACCTTGCGGTGCGGGTCGTACCGGTCCATGACCGTCGAGTGGCGCGTGAGCAGCTCCTCGATGCGGCGAGCCCGGGCCATCGTCGTGTACCACTCGTCCGTGCTGAAGCCGGTGGCGTCGCCCTTGTCGCCCCACGAGCCCGACATCGTGTAGTAGTGCAGCGACACGGCCTGGAACGGCCGGGCCGGCTCGGCCGGGTCGGCGGCCAGGTCGTCGAACGAACGCATCAGCGTCTCGGTCCAGTGCAGGTCCGACTCGTTCGCGCCGGCCGCGATCCGGTACAGGCCGTTGCCGCCGTGGTCGCGCGCGTACGTGGCGTACTGCCGGGCCAACGACGCGAACTGCTCCGCACGCAGGTTCCCGCCGCAGCCCCACGCCTCGTTCCCCACACCCCAGAAGGGCACGCGCCACGGCTCGTCGCGCCCGTTCGCCCGGCGCAGCGCCGCCATCGGCGAGTCGTCCGCCCGGGTCAGGTACTCCACCCAGTCCGACATCTCCGCGACGCTGCCGGACCCGACGTTCCCCGACACGTAGGGGTCCGCCCCGAGCAGCTCGCACAGGTCCATGAACTCGTGGGTGCCGAACGCGTTGTCCTCCACGACGTCGCCCCAGTGCGAGTTGACCATCCGGGGCCGCTGGTCGCGCGGGCCGATCCCGTCACGCCAGTGGTAGTCGTCGGCGAAGCAGCCGCCCGGCCAGCGCAGGTTCGGGATCTGCAGGTCCCGCAGGGCCGCCACGACGTCGGACCGGATGCCGCGCACGTGCGGGACGGGGGAGTCCTCGCCCACCCAGAAGCCGCCGTAGATGCACCGGCCCAGGTGCTCGGCGAAGTGCCCGTACACGTGCCGGCTGATCGTCGCACCGGGCAGGTCGAGGTCGATGATCGCTGTCGTGCGGGTGGGCGGAGGCACAGGTGTGCTCACGGCGTTGGTCTCCTTTGACCGGGTGGCGACGGGGTGACGCGGAGAGGCGCTGGCGTGCGTGCCGCTAGGCGCCGCCGCGGGTGGATCCGCGCACCACGAGGCGCACGGGGGCCACGACGTGCTCGGCGGGGCCTGTCCAGCCCGACATCTGGCGGTGCAGCAGCCCGACCGCCGCCTCGGCCACGCCCTCGTGGTTGGCGTCGACCGACGTGATGCCCGGAGGGACGAAGCGTGACATGTCGAGGTTGTCGAACCCGGCGAGCTGGACGTCGTGGGGGACCTGCAGCCCGCTGTCCGCCAGGGCGGACAAGGCCCCGAGGGCGACGATGTCGGTGACGGCGAAGACCCCGTCGAAGGGCAGCCCCGAGGCGATGACGTCGAGCATCGCGTCGCGAGCGCCGAGGGAGGTGTAGTCGCTGACGGGGACGACGTAGGCCGGGTCGGCCGCGAGGCCTGCCTCGCGGTACGCGTGCTCCCAGCCGGCGCGACGGTCCGTCGTCATCATGTGGGCGCCGTCGAACGAGCACCCGAGCGCGACGATGCGGCGCGATCCGCGCTCGATCATGTGTGCCGTGGCGAGGTGGGCACCCGACTCGTTCGCCAGGCGCACGTGGTTGAGGTGGTCGGGGACGTCGCGCTCGCCCAGCAGCACGATCGGCTTGGAGGTGCGCACCCGCCCCAGCTGGTCGAGGTCGAGACCGGCGACGGACAGCAGGACGCCGTCGTACATCTGGAGCCGCGCGACGCTCAGCGCCTCCATCTCCTGCTCCGCGTTGGCGCTCGTCCGTTCGAGGACGAGGTGACGCCCTTCCGCCTCGACCAGCGGCGCCACCTGGTCGGCGAGCTCGCCGAAGTAGTCGTGGAAGCTCGGGACGACGAAGGCCACGGTGTCGGTCCGTCCGGCCCGCAGGTGCCGCGCGGTCAGGTTGACCTCGTACCCGAGGGCTTCGACGGCCGCCATGACCCGGGCGCGCGTCGGCTCGCCGACGGGAAGGCGTTCGTTGAGGACGTTCGACACGGTCATGACCGAGACGCCGGCCGCGCGGGCGACGTCCGCCATTCGCACCATGCGCACCCTCCAGCCCGCGACGTTGCCGGTCCAGCGTGCACCCGTGCGACCCGAGAAGGGCCCGGCCACGCCGCTGAGGGCGCTCAATATATCGATAAAACCGGGGACGGCAAGCCCCGTGCGAGGGCGGTGCACCCGGTGGGCCGGGCAGGGGCGGGGACTCCACGGCGGATCGGCGTGCGTGGCCGCCGCGCCGCATGCGGCCGTGACCATCTCGAGATGGGCGAGGTCTTGACGGCTCCGGACCACGTCTCTACTTTAACGCTAAAATCCCGCCCGGGATGAGGACGCCACGCCCTGACGCGCGTCCGACGTGCACGGGTTCCGGTCAAGGACGACCGGGACCGTTCTCAAGGGAGAGACCTCGGTGCGTACCGCTAGATGGAAGCTGTCAACTGTTGTCCTGGCTGCCGCAGTGTCGGCGGGACTCGTCGGATGTACCTCTGACGGCGCCCCCGAGGAGGACCCGAAGGATGCCGTCATCCCGGCGGGCGATCTCGCCGACCAGTCGGGAACCCTGACCCCGAGCAACCCGACGACGCTCACGACCTGGATCACGTCGGCCCAGCAGGCCCCGGCACCCGACAACAAGATCACCAAGCTCCTCGAGGAGAACCTCGGCGTCACCCTGAAGTACGAGATCGTCACGCCGGACGCCGTGGACCAGAAGATCGGCGTCATGCTCGCCGGTGGCGAGTACCCCGACCTCATCGGCACCACCGACCTGAAGATGCGTCTCCTGGAGGGCGGCGCCCTCCTGCGCCTGGACGACATGCTGGAGACCGGCGACTACCCCAACCTCGCCACGCACGTCGAGGACGACATCAAGAAGATGAGCTACTCGGGCGAGGAGGTGGACCCGGGCCTGTACATCTTCCCGAACTACAACCGCTTCTACGGCGAGGTCACGGGCGGCACCTACTACGGTCCGGCGTTCTGGATCCAGAAGCGCGTGCTCGAGGACGCCGGCTGGCCGGACCTCAGCAACATGACGCTCGACCGCTACTTCGAGCTCATCGCGAGCTACAAGGCGAAGAACCCCCAGACCGACGGCGTGCCGACCGTCGGCTTCGAGGTCCTGGCGTCGACCGGCCGTGAGTGGGGCATGACCAACCCGCCGGCGCTGCTGGCCGGCTCGCCGAACAACGGTGGCGTCGTCGTCGACGACGACGACCACGCGGAGATCTACGCCGACAAGGACATCGCCAAGGACTTCTACCAGGTCCTCAACGAGCAGTACGACGCCGGTCTCGTCGACCGGGAGTCCTTCACCCTGACGTTCGACCAGTACACGGCGAAGCTGGCCACGGGCGCCGTCCTCGGCATGCACGACCAGGGCTGGAACTTCCAGACCGCCACCGACTCGCTGCGGAGCGCCGGCAAGGACGAGTACACCTACGTGCCGCTCATGCCGGTCTACGACGGGGCGGAGCCCTGGTACGCCGACCGCCCCGTGATGAACACCAACCAGGGGTTCGGCATCTCCGTCTCGAGCAAGCAGCCGGAGAAGGCCATGAAGTTCCTCGACCTGATGCTCAGCGAGCCCTGGCAGAAGGTGCTGTCCTGGGGCGTCGAGGGCGAGGACTACCAGGTCGGCGAGGACGGCATGTTCACGCGCACCGAGGAGCAGCGAGCCAACGCCCGCGACCTGACCTGGCGTGCGTCCAACCGTCTCGAGGCGCTGCTCGATGTGCTCCCCAAGCACAACGGCCAGTTCTCCGACGGCAACGCGTACAGCCCGGACGACCAGCCCGCCGAGTTCTTCGCGACGCTGACCGACTACGACCGGGGCGTCATGGAGCAGTACGGCAAGAAGACCTGGCTCGAGTTCATGAACCCGCAGCCGGAGAACCCGAAGTACTACCCGGCGTGGAACATCACGCTCTCCGACGAGGCCAACGAGGTCAACCAGCAGCTGACCGACGCAGGCGTCCAGAACCTGCCGAAGATCATCGCCGGTGACCCTGCCGACTTCGAGGCGAGCTGGAAGGCCTACGTCGACACGATCAAGAAGATCGACGTCGAGGTGTACGAGGACGCCATCAACGCCGGCATCCAGGACCGTCTGGAGAACTGGTAACAGTCCGCGAGGACGCGTGGCGGGGGGCGTGCGCCGCCCGCCACGCGTCCTCGACGACGACCCACTGCTCGGCGACGACGAGGTTGGACAGATGACGGACACCACGGTCACCACGCTTGTGGCCGCCACCGGGCTCGAACCGGCCCCGGAGCCCGTGAGCGGCTCGCGTGCTCCGCGCCGCAGGGCCCGGACGCGAGCGCCGAAGGAGCCCCGACGCAAGATCACCTGGGACAGGATCAAGGCGCAGCGGGTCCTGCTCCTGATGGCCGTCCCGCTGCTGATGTACCAGATCCTCTTCAAGTACGTCCCGGTCTACGGCTGGGCGATCGCCTTCCAGGACTACAAGCCGGGTCGCGGCAGCATCTGGAACCAGGAGTGGGTCGGCTTCGAGAACTTCGTCGACCTGTTCACCGGTGTCAACGGTGAACGGTTCCGCCGGGTCGTGATCAACACGGTGGGGCAGTCGGTCCTGACCCTCGTCGTCGGGACCCTGGGCGCCATCGTCCTGGCGCTGCTGCTGAACGAGGTCAAGAACGCCCCGTTCAAGCGGGTGATGCAGAACATCACGTACATGCCCCACTTCCTCAGCTGGGTCATCGTGGCGAGCCTGGCGTCGGTCGCGCTCTCGCTGCCCTCCTCCGGCGGCTTCATCAACCAGGCCCTCCTGAGCGTGGGCCTCGTCCAGGAACCGGTCCTGTTCCTGACCGAGCCGAACCACTTCTGGGGCATCGTCGCCGGGACGAGCCTGTGGAAGGAGCTGGGCTGGAACACGATCCTCTACCTGGCCGCGATCACCGCGATCGACCCGAGCCTGTACGAGGCCGCCGAGGTCGACGGAGCGGGCCGCTACCGCAAGATGTTCCACATCACGCTGCCGGGGATCAGGCCCACGATCGTCGTGCTCCTCATCATCAACGCCGGCTGGATCCTGTCCACGAACTTCGAGCTGCCGTACTTCCTCGGCAACGGCCTGATCTCCGAGCGGGCCGAGACGATCGACGTCTTCGTGCTGCGCTACGGCTACCAGCTGGGCAACTACGACCTCGCCGTCGTCGCGGGCATCTTCAAGACCCTCGTCGCCATCATCCTGGTGGGCTCGGCGAACTGGGCGGCCAAGCGCCTCAACCAAGAGACCCTGGTCTAGGAGGACTTCATGTCAAGCACCACTGCCGCGAAGCCTCTGGCACGGCATGCGCCACGGAGCAGGTCACCGCGTCGCAGGTGGACGGCCGAGCGGGTCATCTTCACGACGCTGAACACCACGTTCCTCGTGGCGCTCGCGACGCTCATGATCTACCCGCTGCTGAACACCCTCGCCATCTCCCTGAACGACGGCATGGACGCCGTCCGGGGCGGGATCGGCATCTGGCCCCGGGTCTTCTCGCTGAAGAACTACGAGGTCGTGCTCAACATGAACACGATCTACCAGGCGTTCTTCATGAGCGTCCTCAAGACGGTCGTCGTGGTGGTGACGAACCTGTTCTTCACCTCGATGCTCGCCTACGCGCTCAGCCGCAAGGAGTTCATCTTCCGGCGCCCGATCACCCTGGTCTTCGTGCTGACGCTGTACTTCGACGCGGGGCTGATCCCGAACTACCTGCTCATCAAGGACCTGGGCATGCTGAACAGCTTCCAGGCCTACTGGGTGCCCGTGATCATCAGCGCGTTCAACCTGATCATCCTGCGCACGTACATGAAGTCGATCCCCGAGGAGATCACCGAGTCGGCACGGGTCGACGGCGCGGGCGAGTTCCGCACGTGGTGGCAGATCATCATGCCGCTGTGCAAGCCCGCGCTGGCCGTGGTGGGTCTGTTCGTCGCCGTCGGCAGCTGGAACGCGTGGCTGGACACCCTGCTGTACAACTCGGGCGACCAGGCGTTGTCCACCCTGCAGTACGAGCTGCAGAAGCTGCTCGCGAGCTCGATGAACGCCGGCGCGAACTCCGCCAACGTCGCGGGCAACGCGGCATCGGTGGGGAGCGGCGGGCAGCTCACCACACCGATCGCGCTGCGGTCGGCGATCACCATGGTGGCGGCCGTCCCGATCCTGCTCGTCTACCCGTTCCTGCAGAAGCACTTCGTGTCCGGTCTCATGATCGGCTCCGTGAAGGGCTGAGTGACGCGTCGGCCTCCCGCCCGCCGCGGGAGGCCGACGCCGTCCTCGTCGCCCGTCACGCCGCACCCCGAGAGGCACCGACCATCTTCCGTTTCAACCCCGCGTCGCGGCTGTGGCGCGTCCTCGACTCGCTCGGCACCGTCATCGTGATCAGCCTGTTCTGGCTCGTGAGCCTCGGACTCGTCGTGACGGCGGGAGCGGGAACGGTCGTCGCCTACGAGATCTGCCGCCGGTACGTCCTCGGCAAGGACGCGGGCCTGCGGGCCGTCGGCGCGTCGGCCTGGCGGCAGAGCTGGAAGCAGGCGACCGTCGTCGGCCTGCTGGCCGTCCCGGTCGCGGCCCTCGGCATCGTCACGCTCTCCTACCTGCCCACGCTCGGGCTCGCCGAGGTGCTGGTGCCGCTCCTGGTCGTCGGACTCTTCCTCCTGCTCCTGGTGTTCTGGTGCCTCCCGCTCGTCGCGCGCTTCACCAACCCCACCTGGCGCCAGGTGCGCAACGGGCTCACCCTGGGGCTCACGACGCCGAGCCTGACGTTCCTGCTCGCGATCGCCCTGGTCCTCGGGGGCGTCGCCCTCTGGAACGTCCCGATCGCGGTTCTCGTGGTACCCGGAGTGATCCTCGTGTGGTGGTGCTACCTGCTCGAGCGGTTCTTCGTCGCCCGCGGGTACGTGCTTCCGGAGCCGGAGGAGGCGGAGGTCTGACGCTCCGCCGCCCTGCACCACCACACCGCTCCCGCGACTCACGAAAGGCGCTGCCGTGACCCTCCTGCACGTCGCCGTCACCGGCTCCGACCTGGCTGACGGGTCGGCCGAGGCCCCGTTCCGGACGATCAACCGGGCCGCTGCGGCTGCCCTGCCGGGCGACACCGTCGCGGTGCACGCGGGCGTGTACCGCGAGTGGGTGGACCCACCCCGCGGGGGCACGGTCGACGCGCCGATCACCTACCAGGCCGCGGTGGGGTCGGACGGGCTCTTCGAGCCGGTCACGATCTCCGGTGCCGAGGTGGTCACCGACTGGCGTCCGCACCCCGGCGCCGAGGGTCGCGTCTGGGTCACGGAGGTGCCGAACGCCCTGTTCGGGGAGCGCAACCCGTACGCCGAGCGCATCGGTGGCGACTGGTTCTTCGACCGGGTCAACACCTGGCACACGGGTGAGGTGTACCTCGACGGCACGTCGATGTACGAGTCGCTGACGCTCGGCGGAGTCGAGCAC
This genomic interval carries:
- a CDS encoding glycoside hydrolase family 43 protein; protein product: MTERDPRALTFATPVIFADVPDPDVVHDGRHYYMVSTTMYFAPSVPIMRSSDLVHWSIAGYTGPVLDDTDALALRNGHDAYGQGSWAASIRHHEGTYYVSVASLTTQKTYVYATPSIEHGPWTRSVLDGYAHDQSLLFDDGDAYLVYGAGVIDLRRLARDDAGTFVWDGPATRLVEDADVDQTSGLHAEGAHAYKIGDHYYVFMIEWPTDGIRQEVVWRSASLTPQSQGGIWEGRVVLSQAVPVAGRPGGGVAQGGVVQAADGRWYAMLFQDEGPLGRSPQLARVTWDDDGWPVFTLDAAPVAAGGRTAGASDLLVSDDFENQPTPAGYWNVADADALTTSDETAWNGSSLGLQWQWNHNPDNRFWSLTDRPGHLRLTTGSVATSIVDARNTLTQRTCGPASAAAISLDVSGMKDGDVAGLSAYQQKYGYVGVEMADGARQLVMRRADRHGHVAFTSAGVPLTAGTVLLRADVDFRDAADRASFAYSLDGAAWTPIGDDLAMEYSLAHFTGYRFAIFCYATAETGGHVDVDWFRAGDDLEGTRP
- a CDS encoding alpha-N-arabinofuranosidase codes for the protein MSTPVPPPTRTTAIIDLDLPGATISRHVYGHFAEHLGRCIYGGFWVGEDSPVPHVRGIRSDVVAALRDLQIPNLRWPGGCFADDYHWRDGIGPRDQRPRMVNSHWGDVVEDNAFGTHEFMDLCELLGADPYVSGNVGSGSVAEMSDWVEYLTRADDSPMAALRRANGRDEPWRVPFWGVGNEAWGCGGNLRAEQFASLARQYATYARDHGGNGLYRIAAGANESDLHWTETLMRSFDDLAADPAEPARPFQAVSLHYYTMSGSWGDKGDATGFSTDEWYTTMARARRIEELLTRHSTVMDRYDPHRKVGLVVDEWGTWWNVEKGTNPGFLYQQNTLRDALVASVHLDAFHRHAERVVMANIAQTVNVLQAMVLTDPDTGALVLTPTYHVFAMNRGHHDAAALAVHLRGVQTRTVDGRELPLVSASASVKGDAALVSLSNLDAESDRTLVLDLRGRDVVGHEARVLTAPALDAHNTPEQPDSVAPATHHGVRPHARGLEVDLPAHSYVTVRLDLR
- a CDS encoding LacI family DNA-binding transcriptional regulator, whose product is MVRMADVARAAGVSVMTVSNVLNERLPVGEPTRARVMAAVEALGYEVNLTARHLRAGRTDTVAFVVPSFHDYFGELADQVAPLVEAEGRHLVLERTSANAEQEMEALSVARLQMYDGVLLSVAGLDLDQLGRVRTSKPIVLLGERDVPDHLNHVRLANESGAHLATAHMIERGSRRIVALGCSFDGAHMMTTDRRAGWEHAYREAGLAADPAYVVPVSDYTSLGARDAMLDVIASGLPFDGVFAVTDIVALGALSALADSGLQVPHDVQLAGFDNLDMSRFVPPGITSVDANHEGVAEAAVGLLHRQMSGWTGPAEHVVAPVRLVVRGSTRGGA
- a CDS encoding extracellular solute-binding protein — protein: MSAGLVGCTSDGAPEEDPKDAVIPAGDLADQSGTLTPSNPTTLTTWITSAQQAPAPDNKITKLLEENLGVTLKYEIVTPDAVDQKIGVMLAGGEYPDLIGTTDLKMRLLEGGALLRLDDMLETGDYPNLATHVEDDIKKMSYSGEEVDPGLYIFPNYNRFYGEVTGGTYYGPAFWIQKRVLEDAGWPDLSNMTLDRYFELIASYKAKNPQTDGVPTVGFEVLASTGREWGMTNPPALLAGSPNNGGVVVDDDDHAEIYADKDIAKDFYQVLNEQYDAGLVDRESFTLTFDQYTAKLATGAVLGMHDQGWNFQTATDSLRSAGKDEYTYVPLMPVYDGAEPWYADRPVMNTNQGFGISVSSKQPEKAMKFLDLMLSEPWQKVLSWGVEGEDYQVGEDGMFTRTEEQRANARDLTWRASNRLEALLDVLPKHNGQFSDGNAYSPDDQPAEFFATLTDYDRGVMEQYGKKTWLEFMNPQPENPKYYPAWNITLSDEANEVNQQLTDAGVQNLPKIIAGDPADFEASWKAYVDTIKKIDVEVYEDAINAGIQDRLENW
- a CDS encoding ABC transporter permease, with the translated sequence MTDTTVTTLVAATGLEPAPEPVSGSRAPRRRARTRAPKEPRRKITWDRIKAQRVLLLMAVPLLMYQILFKYVPVYGWAIAFQDYKPGRGSIWNQEWVGFENFVDLFTGVNGERFRRVVINTVGQSVLTLVVGTLGAIVLALLLNEVKNAPFKRVMQNITYMPHFLSWVIVASLASVALSLPSSGGFINQALLSVGLVQEPVLFLTEPNHFWGIVAGTSLWKELGWNTILYLAAITAIDPSLYEAAEVDGAGRYRKMFHITLPGIRPTIVVLLIINAGWILSTNFELPYFLGNGLISERAETIDVFVLRYGYQLGNYDLAVVAGIFKTLVAIILVGSANWAAKRLNQETLV
- a CDS encoding carbohydrate ABC transporter permease; protein product: MSSTTAAKPLARHAPRSRSPRRRWTAERVIFTTLNTTFLVALATLMIYPLLNTLAISLNDGMDAVRGGIGIWPRVFSLKNYEVVLNMNTIYQAFFMSVLKTVVVVVTNLFFTSMLAYALSRKEFIFRRPITLVFVLTLYFDAGLIPNYLLIKDLGMLNSFQAYWVPVIISAFNLIILRTYMKSIPEEITESARVDGAGEFRTWWQIIMPLCKPALAVVGLFVAVGSWNAWLDTLLYNSGDQALSTLQYELQKLLASSMNAGANSANVAGNAASVGSGGQLTTPIALRSAITMVAAVPILLVYPFLQKHFVSGLMIGSVKG
- a CDS encoding DUF624 domain-containing protein; the protein is MISLFWLVSLGLVVTAGAGTVVAYEICRRYVLGKDAGLRAVGASAWRQSWKQATVVGLLAVPVAALGIVTLSYLPTLGLAEVLVPLLVVGLFLLLLVFWCLPLVARFTNPTWRQVRNGLTLGLTTPSLTFLLAIALVLGGVALWNVPIAVLVVPGVILVWWCYLLERFFVARGYVLPEPEEAEV